One segment of Desulfovibrio sp. X2 DNA contains the following:
- a CDS encoding protein-glutamate O-methyltransferase CheR, translating into MMSLFSKSITLGKELRIEAEEFTQLRDYIYDKSGIYIADNRKYLLENRLANRLKNLNLKNFGEYYYYLQYDPGRQQELNKLFEAVTTNETSFYRNPPQIKVFQEKVLTDLLASIAAKGPKVLRIWSAGCSTGEEPYTLGIILHEVLKGEIGQWNIRITANDLSEAVLLSARRGVYTEYSLRTTPREIVSRYFTPEGGKFKIVPEVKQLVSFGQINLSDKTQCKRLERSHAVFCRNVIIYFDDDVKKRVMGSFYDNLLPGGYLLIGHSESLHNITRAFKPIHHPGAIIYRKET; encoded by the coding sequence CTGATGTCGTTGTTCTCCAAGTCCATCACCCTCGGCAAGGAGCTTCGCATCGAAGCCGAGGAGTTCACCCAGCTTCGGGACTACATCTACGACAAGAGCGGCATCTACATCGCCGACAACCGCAAGTACCTGCTCGAGAACCGGCTGGCCAACCGCCTGAAGAACCTGAACCTCAAGAACTTCGGAGAGTACTACTACTATCTGCAGTACGACCCGGGACGGCAGCAGGAGCTGAACAAGCTCTTCGAGGCTGTGACCACCAACGAGACGAGCTTCTACCGCAATCCTCCCCAGATAAAGGTCTTCCAGGAGAAGGTCCTGACCGACCTCCTGGCCTCCATCGCCGCCAAGGGGCCCAAGGTGCTGCGCATCTGGTCCGCGGGGTGCTCCACCGGCGAGGAGCCCTATACGCTCGGGATCATCCTGCACGAGGTCCTGAAAGGCGAGATCGGGCAGTGGAACATCCGCATCACGGCCAACGACCTCTCGGAGGCGGTGCTCCTCTCGGCCAGGCGCGGGGTCTACACGGAGTATTCCCTGCGCACCACGCCGCGCGAGATCGTGTCCAGGTACTTCACCCCGGAGGGGGGGAAGTTCAAGATCGTGCCCGAGGTCAAGCAGCTGGTCAGCTTCGGGCAGATCAACCTGAGCGACAAGACCCAGTGCAAGCGGCTCGAGCGCTCGCACGCCGTCTTCTGCCGCAACGTCATCATCTACTTCGACGACGACGTGAAGAAGCGGGTCATGGGTTCGTTTTACGACAATCTGCTCCCGGGCGGATACCTGCTCATCGGCCACTCGGAGTCGCTGCACAACATCACGCGCGCCTTCAAGCCGATCCACCATCCCGGGGCGATCATCTACCGAAAGGAGACCTGA
- a CDS encoding chemotaxis response regulator protein-glutamate methylesterase, which translates to MITVVVVDDSAFMRKAISAMLEKDPEIKVADTARNGEEGLEKIRRLQPDVVTLDIEMPVMDGLTTLRHIMMEMPRPVLMVSSLTTEGAEATLKALELGAVDFIPKQLSKVSLDIVKIEEQLRAKVKYVARRRLRAPRPVHVPPRPAAGGAAPAPERHEPPRRELVKPAGAPLRDVVAIGVSTGGPPAVQKVLSGLPQDFPSAILIAQHMPAAFTGPFAKRLDSICRISVKEAEDGERLVPGTAYVAPGGRHLRIAQKTSRIDVVVSPDPVEALYKPSANELIRSVAEGVGKRGLGVIMTGMGSDGLEGVRALKEKGGRAIAQNDVSCVVYGMPKAIVDAGLADEVVDIDEMAETILSNIYK; encoded by the coding sequence GTGATCACGGTTGTCGTTGTCGATGATTCCGCCTTCATGCGCAAGGCCATCAGCGCCATGCTGGAGAAGGACCCCGAGATCAAGGTCGCGGACACGGCCCGGAACGGGGAAGAGGGCCTTGAGAAGATCCGTCGGCTGCAGCCGGACGTGGTGACCCTGGACATAGAGATGCCCGTGATGGACGGGCTCACGACGTTGCGCCACATCATGATGGAGATGCCGCGGCCCGTGCTCATGGTCAGCTCCCTGACCACCGAGGGCGCGGAGGCCACGCTCAAGGCCCTGGAACTCGGGGCCGTGGATTTCATCCCCAAGCAGCTCTCCAAGGTCTCGCTCGACATCGTGAAGATCGAGGAACAGCTGCGCGCCAAGGTCAAGTACGTGGCCAGGCGCAGGCTGCGCGCGCCTCGTCCGGTGCACGTTCCGCCAAGGCCCGCGGCCGGTGGCGCCGCCCCTGCCCCCGAACGTCACGAGCCGCCTCGGCGCGAGCTGGTCAAGCCCGCGGGCGCGCCTTTGCGCGACGTGGTGGCCATCGGCGTCTCCACGGGCGGGCCGCCGGCGGTGCAGAAGGTTCTTTCCGGGCTGCCCCAGGATTTCCCGTCGGCCATTCTCATCGCCCAGCACATGCCGGCGGCCTTCACCGGCCCCTTCGCCAAGCGGCTGGACTCCATCTGCCGCATTTCGGTCAAGGAGGCGGAGGACGGCGAGCGGCTCGTGCCCGGCACGGCCTACGTGGCGCCCGGCGGGCGCCACCTGCGCATCGCGCAGAAGACCAGCCGCATCGACGTGGTCGTCTCGCCCGATCCGGTGGAGGCGCTCTACAAGCCCTCGGCCAACGAACTGATCCGCTCCGTGGCGGAAGGCGTGGGCAAGCGCGGGCTCGGCGTGATCATGACCGGGATGGGCAGCGACGGACTCGAGGGAGTGAGGGCTCTCAAAGAGAAAGGGGGGAGGGCGATCGCCCAGAACGACGTCTCGTGCGTCGTCTACGGCATGCCCAAGGCCATCGTCGACGCCGGACTGGCGGACGAGGTGGTCGACATTGACGAGATGGCGGAGACCATCCTGTCGAATATCTACAAATGA
- a CDS encoding ParA family protein codes for MTAKVVAIANQKGGVGKTTTALTLGAALSRLSQRVLIMDMDPHANASIHMAFFPEETPHTLYDLFAEKEHDPAIWERIIVRHPESERDFVTGHIRLSELEVDTKDRPNKGLILREALKDVSGRYDYILLDCPPHVGVLLVNALVACDLLIIPVQTDFLALHGLRLIFDTVRMINRVMPEPVRFKALATMYDRRASACRRVLNLIRKKLQGNMFNTVINTDTKFREASAQGKVIYDIDPQSRGATEYTLLAKEIMQL; via the coding sequence GTGACGGCCAAGGTCGTGGCGATAGCCAACCAGAAGGGCGGGGTGGGCAAGACCACAACCGCGCTCACGCTCGGGGCGGCGCTCTCGCGCCTTTCGCAACGCGTCCTGATCATGGACATGGACCCGCACGCCAACGCCTCCATCCACATGGCCTTCTTTCCGGAGGAGACGCCGCACACGCTCTACGACCTCTTCGCCGAGAAAGAGCACGACCCGGCGATCTGGGAACGGATCATCGTCCGCCATCCGGAGAGCGAGCGCGACTTCGTGACCGGGCACATCCGCCTCTCAGAGCTCGAGGTGGACACCAAGGACAGGCCCAACAAGGGGCTCATCCTGCGCGAGGCGCTGAAGGACGTGAGCGGGCGCTACGACTACATCCTGCTGGACTGCCCGCCGCACGTGGGCGTCCTGCTGGTCAACGCGCTCGTGGCCTGCGACCTGCTGATCATCCCGGTGCAGACGGATTTTCTGGCCTTGCACGGACTGCGGCTCATCTTCGACACGGTGCGCATGATCAACCGGGTCATGCCCGAGCCGGTCCGCTTCAAGGCCCTGGCGACGATGTACGACAGGCGGGCCAGCGCCTGTCGGAGGGTGCTGAACCTCATCAGAAAGAAGCTTCAGGGGAACATGTTCAACACCGTCATCAATACGGACACCAAGTTCCGCGAGGCCTCGGCGCAGGGCAAGGTCATCTACGACATCGACCCGCAGTCGCGCGGAGCCACGGAATACACTCTACTGGCCAAGGAAATCATGCAGTTATGA
- a CDS encoding SulP family inorganic anion transporter, giving the protein MSSTGGDETQHDEVACESLKSRALRMALPFCPEVRGYTGAKFRADLMAALTVTVVGLPQCMAYAIIAGVNPKYGLYAATIPAMIASLWGSSRYLISGPANAISMLIASSMTAATIGGLAISVLPEAQKMPYLFGIAIMAGIIQLIMGLAGVGESVRFISHSVIVGFTAGAGVLIAGGQIKNLLGLSVPHSPEFAVLMARTAEHVPETNPWSLGIGLFAIAATFLIPRLNRRLPGPFLAVTISAVLAWALDLESKGVRLIGDIPRGLPPLSLPPAPNYESMQALFMPSLAIALLSMVEALSIAKTLAVARGERMDGSQEILGQGLSNIAAGFFSGIPGSGSFTRTAVNFLAGGRTRFSGVFAGLMSLVFLLLLAPYASYIPVPVLAGILLVIAWGMIDKPGILQVMRSTRADRAVLLATVASTLVLDLEKAVFIGVLLSIALFLRKVSHPQVSRLDTCESPELAYLPIGPCCPYLSVYQIEGALFFGAVDELEQRLYEYEDFGHRVVILHLRHVHSLDATGVHAFESFLNRCRKRGVVLILSGAKPGVREVFRNSGLLAKLGREYMVQDLSQALELAYDKCLKNSVCARCKEDTGGECRMMRAARTSAGTLVCSLPLRRPATAGQDTTASSEADREEAVAAPPPDPAEP; this is encoded by the coding sequence ATGTCCAGCACAGGCGGCGACGAGACCCAGCACGACGAGGTCGCCTGCGAAAGCCTGAAATCCCGTGCCCTGCGCATGGCCCTGCCCTTCTGCCCGGAGGTGCGCGGCTACACGGGCGCGAAGTTCCGCGCCGACCTCATGGCCGCCCTGACCGTGACCGTGGTCGGACTGCCGCAGTGCATGGCCTACGCCATCATCGCGGGCGTGAACCCGAAATACGGCCTCTACGCCGCGACCATCCCGGCCATGATCGCCTCCCTGTGGGGCTCCTCACGCTACCTCATCAGCGGCCCGGCCAACGCCATCTCCATGCTCATCGCCTCGTCCATGACCGCGGCGACCATCGGCGGGCTCGCCATCTCCGTGCTGCCCGAGGCGCAGAAGATGCCCTACCTCTTCGGCATCGCCATCATGGCGGGCATCATCCAGCTGATCATGGGCCTGGCCGGGGTGGGCGAATCCGTGCGCTTCATCTCGCATTCGGTGATCGTGGGCTTCACGGCAGGCGCGGGCGTGCTCATCGCGGGCGGTCAGATCAAGAACCTGCTCGGGCTCTCCGTTCCCCACTCCCCGGAGTTCGCCGTGCTCATGGCCCGCACGGCGGAACACGTCCCGGAAACGAACCCCTGGTCGCTCGGCATCGGCCTCTTCGCCATCGCGGCCACGTTCCTCATACCGCGCCTGAACCGCCGCCTGCCCGGCCCCTTCCTGGCCGTGACCATAAGCGCCGTGCTCGCCTGGGCCCTGGACCTCGAGAGCAAGGGCGTGCGCCTCATCGGCGACATCCCGCGCGGGCTGCCGCCGCTCTCGCTGCCCCCGGCGCCGAACTACGAATCCATGCAGGCCCTGTTCATGCCCTCCCTGGCCATCGCACTGCTCAGCATGGTCGAGGCCCTGTCCATCGCCAAGACCCTGGCCGTGGCCCGGGGCGAGCGGATGGACGGCAGCCAGGAGATCCTCGGCCAGGGGCTGTCCAACATCGCGGCCGGATTCTTCTCCGGCATCCCGGGCAGCGGCTCGTTCACGCGCACGGCCGTCAACTTCCTGGCCGGCGGCAGGACGCGCTTCTCCGGGGTCTTCGCCGGGCTCATGAGCCTGGTCTTCCTGCTCCTCCTGGCCCCCTACGCCAGCTACATCCCGGTGCCGGTGCTCGCGGGCATCCTCCTGGTCATCGCCTGGGGCATGATAGACAAGCCCGGCATCCTGCAGGTCATGCGCTCCACACGCGCGGACCGCGCCGTGCTCCTCGCGACCGTCGCCTCGACCCTGGTGCTGGACCTGGAGAAGGCGGTCTTCATCGGCGTGCTCCTCTCCATCGCCCTGTTCCTGCGCAAGGTCTCGCACCCCCAAGTCAGCCGCCTGGACACCTGCGAGAGCCCGGAGCTGGCCTACCTGCCCATCGGCCCCTGCTGCCCCTATCTCTCGGTCTACCAGATCGAGGGTGCGCTCTTCTTCGGCGCCGTGGACGAACTCGAGCAGCGCCTCTACGAGTACGAGGACTTCGGCCACCGCGTCGTCATCCTGCACCTGCGCCACGTGCACAGCCTGGACGCCACGGGGGTGCACGCCTTCGAGTCCTTCCTGAACCGCTGCCGCAAGCGCGGCGTGGTCCTCATCCTCTCCGGGGCCAAGCCCGGCGTGCGCGAGGTCTTCCGCAACTCGGGGCTGCTCGCCAAGCTCGGGCGCGAGTACATGGTCCAGGACCTCTCCCAGGCCCTGGAGCTGGCCTACGACAAATGCCTCAAAAACTCCGTCTGCGCCCGCTGCAAGGAGGACACCGGCGGCGAATGCCGCATGATGCGCGCCGCGCGCACCTCCGCGGGC
- a CDS encoding HEAT repeat domain-containing protein, producing MTLCPEVLEQLGSDDAEVLREAAYKAGEAGCESAVPRLAELLTSRNLGVQEAAEAALRQIGGSVTVQSMVPLLHSEDVPVRNLAMDILRQIGNQDFRSLVDILHDDDPDIRIFATDILGSTANVLAVGPLCESLLKDPEVNVRYQAAVSLGELAMPEAARCLNKALGDEEWVQFAVIEALSKIKDDSSVDALVKALDTATDLIASMIVEALGEMGNIKAATMLLRRLDESSSALRNKIVRSIVNILGGKSLALLSETERGKLCEYLIAALHDEDGDIQDAAILGLGYVGGVEASAEVLDLAARMNFDSEPERVEQAVATLSRIGLNDALVFALSGDDLQRALIAVESMARIGNGEVSRILREVFWSTERDLQREIVQALLRVAGEEAGPFFLDVLTRHEDGTVLKGAMKFLGSTLRMAEAGETIFGFIDHPYNDVKEAALEACIALDGEEMAERFGRLFNDPDPIHRLMAAYVIGKTGRRNHLDKLRGALEDEIPDIRKVAVEAIAEVCGFEEECRPSIVSRLSDENSDVRLAVVELLGRFEGPEAAEQLLRALEDDNDWVRIRAMEALAARRERAAIARLVPLLQSDNKLVVLKVVECLGEIGGQAAFRALLDVSSEGDPEVMDAAAESVAKIQSLGEDL from the coding sequence ATGACGCTTTGTCCTGAAGTGCTCGAACAACTGGGCAGCGATGACGCCGAGGTCCTGCGCGAGGCGGCCTACAAGGCGGGCGAGGCCGGCTGCGAGAGTGCCGTGCCGCGCTTGGCCGAGCTCCTGACGAGCCGCAATTTGGGCGTGCAGGAGGCTGCGGAGGCGGCCCTGCGCCAGATCGGAGGATCGGTCACCGTGCAGAGCATGGTGCCCCTGCTGCACTCCGAGGACGTTCCCGTCCGCAACCTGGCCATGGACATCCTGCGCCAGATCGGCAACCAGGATTTCAGGAGCCTGGTCGACATCCTGCACGACGACGACCCGGACATCCGCATCTTCGCCACGGACATTCTCGGCTCGACCGCCAACGTCCTCGCCGTGGGGCCGCTGTGCGAGAGCCTGCTCAAGGACCCCGAGGTCAACGTCCGCTATCAGGCCGCCGTCTCGCTCGGCGAGCTGGCCATGCCCGAGGCCGCGCGCTGCCTGAACAAGGCGCTGGGGGACGAGGAGTGGGTCCAGTTCGCGGTCATCGAGGCGCTCTCCAAGATCAAGGACGACAGCAGTGTGGACGCGCTGGTCAAGGCCCTGGACACGGCCACCGACCTCATCGCCTCCATGATCGTCGAGGCGCTGGGCGAGATGGGCAACATCAAGGCCGCGACCATGCTCCTGCGCCGCCTGGACGAGAGTTCGAGCGCGCTGCGCAACAAGATCGTGCGCTCCATCGTCAACATCCTGGGCGGCAAGTCCCTGGCCCTGCTCTCGGAGACCGAGCGCGGCAAGCTCTGCGAATACCTGATCGCCGCCCTGCACGACGAGGACGGGGACATCCAGGACGCCGCGATCCTCGGGCTCGGCTACGTGGGCGGCGTCGAGGCCTCTGCCGAGGTGCTCGACCTCGCCGCGCGCATGAATTTCGACTCCGAGCCGGAGCGTGTGGAGCAGGCCGTGGCCACGCTCTCCCGCATCGGCCTGAACGACGCGCTCGTCTTCGCCCTCTCCGGCGACGACCTGCAGCGGGCGCTGATCGCCGTGGAGAGCATGGCCCGCATAGGCAACGGCGAGGTCAGCCGCATCCTGCGCGAGGTCTTCTGGTCCACCGAGCGGGACCTGCAGCGCGAGATCGTGCAGGCCCTCCTGCGCGTGGCGGGCGAGGAGGCCGGGCCGTTCTTCCTGGACGTGCTCACGCGCCACGAGGACGGCACGGTGCTCAAGGGCGCCATGAAGTTCCTCGGCTCCACGCTCAGGATGGCCGAGGCGGGGGAGACGATCTTCGGCTTCATCGACCACCCGTACAACGACGTCAAGGAAGCCGCGCTCGAGGCCTGCATCGCCCTGGACGGCGAGGAGATGGCCGAGCGCTTCGGCAGGCTCTTCAACGACCCCGATCCCATCCACCGCCTGATGGCGGCCTACGTCATCGGCAAGACCGGGCGCAGGAACCATCTCGACAAGCTGCGCGGCGCCCTCGAGGACGAGATCCCGGACATCCGCAAGGTTGCCGTGGAGGCCATCGCCGAGGTCTGCGGCTTCGAGGAGGAGTGCAGGCCGAGCATCGTGAGCCGCCTGTCCGACGAGAACAGCGACGTGCGCCTGGCCGTGGTGGAACTGCTCGGCCGTTTCGAGGGACCCGAGGCTGCTGAACAGCTCCTGCGCGCCCTTGAGGACGACAACGACTGGGTGCGCATCCGGGCCATGGAGGCCCTGGCCGCGCGCCGCGAGCGCGCCGCCATCGCCCGGCTCGTGCCCCTTCTGCAGAGCGACAACAAGCTCGTGGTGCTCAAGGTCGTGGAATGCCTGGGCGAGATAGGAGGGCAGGCCGCCTTCAGGGCGCTGCTCGACGTCTCGAGCGAGGGCGATCCCGAAGTCATGGACGCGGCCGCGGAATCGGTGGCCAAGATCCAGTCCCTGGGCGAGGATCTCTGA
- a CDS encoding PilZ domain-containing protein, whose protein sequence is MTSSSDRRQYQRLPKNFRVEVREFKFPLVQQKPHEVCCTDISEGGLRVECPDRFEVGDKVTVKIFIPSLNKFHPGFLKVFESDAGQYLQAIAEIMWVEERGGEPGYALGIRFLDVDHNDWKALGNLIRKFLREQEENGDRP, encoded by the coding sequence ATGACCTCATCCTCGGACCGCAGACAGTATCAGCGCCTGCCCAAGAACTTCCGGGTCGAGGTGCGCGAGTTCAAGTTCCCCCTGGTCCAGCAGAAGCCGCACGAGGTCTGCTGCACGGACATCAGCGAGGGCGGGCTGCGCGTGGAGTGCCCGGACCGCTTCGAGGTCGGGGACAAGGTCACGGTCAAAATCTTCATTCCGAGCCTGAACAAGTTCCATCCCGGCTTCCTCAAGGTCTTCGAGAGCGACGCAGGACAGTACCTGCAGGCCATCGCCGAGATCATGTGGGTTGAGGAGCGGGGCGGAGAGCCCGGCTACGCGCTCGGCATCCGCTTCCTGGACGTGGACCACAACGACTGGAAGGCGCTCGGCAACCTGATCCGCAAGTTCCTGCGCGAGCAGGAGGAAAACGGAGACAGGCCCTAG